From one Pontibacillus sp. HMF3514 genomic stretch:
- a CDS encoding NAD(P)/FAD-dependent oxidoreductase, with amino-acid sequence MYDITIIGAGVSSVFLAYKLQEQNKNLNIHIIDKGKQLEDRVCPLDHGGNCNCEACPKYYGFAGLGKSEGKFNYTNDFGGQLGDKIGEQETLELMDEVDQILCSYGADQIEKYSTQNPGLEREAKKYGLDVLSTSVRHLGTKLATNIFQKLFDDLKEFISFTFEADVQSISKSDNGFYIHTNQGSFHSSKIVLATGMSGSEWMQKQCTSLGIQPSRTRVDLGLRIEMNRKQLNPLLKHTFETKLRYRGEDYEATTYCMNPGGRIIRKHQAGLVMADGQNYGEKTEQTKNLNYSLFIPRYFDTYEEARTYSRSIIEGVNQDKGRIVVQRLGDLYNQEATTQKSIEDNSIRPSLDEIEPGNLIEEMPELYLRAYLDMAEAIEGLIGEKLSEDTLLYAMDAKFYEPKVETNKTFESNIPNLFLVGDCSGDTHSLSQAAASGLFLGKYLSNVADKQFKQAEKHHH; translated from the coding sequence ATGTACGATATTACTATTATCGGAGCTGGCGTTAGTAGCGTATTTCTAGCTTATAAGCTTCAAGAACAAAACAAAAACCTTAACATACATATCATCGATAAAGGAAAACAATTAGAGGATCGAGTGTGTCCATTAGATCATGGAGGAAATTGTAATTGTGAGGCTTGCCCCAAATACTATGGCTTTGCTGGACTAGGTAAATCAGAGGGAAAATTTAATTACACAAATGATTTTGGAGGACAACTCGGAGATAAAATTGGTGAGCAGGAAACACTTGAACTCATGGATGAAGTGGATCAAATACTCTGTTCTTACGGCGCGGATCAAATTGAAAAGTACAGCACCCAAAACCCTGGATTAGAGCGAGAAGCAAAGAAATATGGTTTGGATGTTCTCTCTACATCCGTAAGACATCTTGGAACAAAACTGGCTACGAATATTTTTCAAAAACTCTTTGATGACCTCAAGGAGTTCATCTCATTTACTTTTGAAGCTGATGTTCAATCTATTTCTAAGTCAGATAATGGTTTCTACATTCATACAAATCAAGGATCCTTTCACTCTTCAAAAATTGTATTGGCTACAGGTATGAGTGGTAGCGAATGGATGCAAAAACAATGTACATCACTAGGAATTCAACCGAGTCGAACAAGAGTAGATCTGGGATTAAGAATTGAGATGAACCGTAAACAATTGAACCCATTACTCAAACATACTTTTGAAACAAAACTTCGCTATCGAGGTGAAGATTATGAAGCAACTACCTACTGTATGAACCCAGGTGGCCGTATTATTCGAAAACACCAGGCTGGACTCGTTATGGCAGATGGACAAAATTACGGAGAAAAAACCGAACAAACGAAGAACTTGAATTACTCGCTTTTTATCCCTCGATATTTTGATACCTACGAAGAAGCGAGAACCTACTCGCGTTCTATTATTGAAGGAGTCAATCAAGATAAAGGTCGTATTGTCGTTCAACGTCTGGGGGATTTATATAACCAAGAAGCTACTACACAAAAGAGTATTGAAGATAATTCTATTAGACCCTCACTCGATGAAATAGAACCGGGGAATTTAATAGAAGAAATGCCCGAATTATATCTTCGAGCCTACCTCGATATGGCTGAAGCTATAGAAGGTTTAATTGGTGAGAAGCTTAGTGAAGACACCCTCCTTTATGCCATGGATGCCAAGTTTTATGAACCAAAAGTAGAAACCAACAAAACCTTTGAATCTAATATTCCCAACCTCTTCTTAGTCGGTGATTGCTCAGGAGATACACATTCCTTATCACAAGCAGCTGCCTCCGGACTATTTCTCGGGAAATATTTGTCGAATGTTGCTGATAAACAGTTCAAGCAAGCAGAAAAGCATCACCATTAA
- the ade gene encoding adenine deaminase: MTNQKEQLRKRIKVANKQQPADVVIKNGRIIDVFNQDIVEVDVAIVDGMIAGLGEFDGERTIDAQGKYVCPGFIDGHVHIESSMVTPSEFSKVVIPHGVTSVITDPHEIANVSGEEGIQFMIEDAQTSLLDVYFMAPSSVPATPMENNGAHLAANQLAPFYEQKDVIGLAEVMDYPSVANASEDMVEKLLNASKLKLNIDGHAAGFGPNELNVYNAAGIRTDHECNTGEEALDRVRRGMHVLIREGSASEDLTSIISVVNPRNAHRFLFCTDDKGLDELISEGSIDHNVRLSIQHGAEPIQAIQMATLNAAQCYGLEHKGAIAPGYEADFLLLDDLESIRINEVYKGGMCVSLGGEYVGEDSPSIEPRTSITNSVNLLDINLEDLQIPVTSSKKAHVMEVIPNCLLTNKLVMDVDEQNGLFLPSFDRDQAKLAVIERHQRTGNIGLGIVKGLYLEEGAIASTVAHDSHNLVVAGTNDHDILLAIIHLKEVNGGLVVAKDSEILASIPFGIGGLMSKKDYSTVNQQLHHLHNSLQYVMKQDASFNPFLTLSFLTLPVIPELKLTDKGLYDVTKHKHMSIEGE; encoded by the coding sequence ATGACCAATCAAAAAGAACAACTACGTAAACGAATTAAAGTAGCAAACAAGCAACAACCAGCAGATGTCGTGATAAAAAATGGTCGGATTATAGATGTATTTAACCAAGATATTGTAGAAGTGGATGTAGCTATAGTAGATGGTATGATCGCTGGGCTGGGTGAGTTCGATGGAGAACGAACGATTGATGCTCAGGGGAAATATGTCTGTCCTGGTTTTATAGATGGGCATGTGCATATTGAATCTTCAATGGTCACACCTAGTGAGTTTTCCAAAGTAGTTATTCCTCATGGCGTGACATCCGTAATCACAGATCCTCATGAAATTGCTAATGTATCTGGGGAGGAAGGTATCCAATTTATGATTGAGGATGCCCAAACCAGCTTATTAGATGTTTACTTTATGGCTCCTTCAAGTGTTCCAGCTACACCTATGGAGAATAATGGAGCCCATTTAGCGGCGAATCAATTAGCTCCTTTTTATGAGCAAAAAGATGTGATTGGTTTAGCTGAAGTGATGGATTACCCTTCAGTAGCCAATGCTTCAGAGGATATGGTGGAAAAGCTTTTAAACGCTTCTAAGCTCAAACTTAATATTGACGGACACGCAGCAGGTTTTGGACCAAATGAACTAAATGTTTATAATGCAGCAGGAATTCGTACAGACCATGAATGTAATACAGGAGAAGAAGCACTGGATCGAGTGAGAAGAGGGATGCATGTTTTGATTCGAGAAGGGTCAGCTTCAGAAGATTTAACCTCCATCATTTCAGTTGTGAATCCTCGTAACGCTCATCGCTTTCTGTTTTGTACGGATGATAAAGGGCTGGACGAGCTGATTAGTGAAGGAAGCATTGATCACAATGTTCGCTTAAGTATCCAACACGGAGCTGAACCGATTCAGGCGATTCAAATGGCTACACTGAATGCAGCTCAGTGTTACGGTTTAGAACATAAGGGCGCAATAGCTCCAGGTTATGAGGCGGATTTTTTACTTCTTGATGATCTGGAATCGATTCGAATAAATGAAGTGTATAAAGGAGGTATGTGTGTATCGCTTGGAGGAGAATATGTAGGGGAAGATTCACCATCAATTGAACCTCGAACTTCCATTACGAATTCAGTGAACTTGCTTGATATAAACCTAGAAGACTTACAAATACCGGTCACGTCTTCGAAAAAAGCGCATGTAATGGAAGTTATCCCTAATTGTCTTCTAACGAACAAACTAGTTATGGATGTTGATGAGCAAAATGGCCTTTTCCTTCCATCTTTTGATCGAGATCAAGCAAAATTAGCAGTTATCGAAAGACATCAGAGAACAGGAAATATAGGGCTAGGTATTGTGAAAGGATTATATCTTGAGGAAGGTGCGATTGCCTCAACGGTCGCTCATGATTCTCACAATCTAGTCGTAGCAGGTACGAACGATCATGATATTCTATTAGCCATTATCCATTTGAAGGAAGTAAATGGCGGATTAGTTGTTGCAAAAGACAGTGAGATCCTTGCATCTATCCCTTTTGGTATAGGTGGGTTAATGTCAAAAAAGGATTACAGCACAGTCAATCAACAGTTACATCACCTTCATAACTCCTTACAGTATGTGATGAAACAAGATGCGTCGTTTAATCCTTTTTTAACTTTGTCATTTTTAACCCTACCCGTAATACCAGAGTTGAAGTTAACGGATAAGGGTCTTTACGATGTGACAAAACACAAACATATGTCAATAGAAGGTGAATGA
- a CDS encoding 5'-methylthioadenosine/adenosylhomocysteine nucleosidase codes for MNIQTFTKNIIGLLTILLIISGCSQEQSNTSAATKKEEKTVGIIGPMEVEIDILRSHMDVQDTVEKGKLTYYEGELNGQHIVLVQSGIGKVNATVAAQTLVSEFDVDALINSGVAGGIHPDLGLGDIVISTETVHHDMDETAKGFKPGQIPGMDPRFFKADEKLVDLAMKGTEDLPDYVDVFKGRIATGDQFIASKKKTEWIYDTFNAYVVEMEGAAVGQVAYLNEIPYVVIRSASDDAGEEAASIQENFVEEAAKNSSHVIEEILKGMSEKK; via the coding sequence ATGAACATTCAAACTTTTACTAAAAACATCATTGGATTATTAACAATCCTACTTATTATCTCAGGTTGTAGTCAGGAACAATCCAATACTTCTGCAGCAACAAAGAAGGAAGAAAAAACAGTCGGTATTATTGGTCCTATGGAAGTTGAAATTGATATATTACGATCTCACATGGATGTCCAAGATACAGTGGAAAAAGGAAAGCTTACATACTACGAAGGTGAACTGAATGGCCAACATATCGTCCTTGTTCAGTCTGGAATTGGAAAGGTCAATGCAACTGTAGCAGCTCAGACGCTAGTTAGTGAGTTTGATGTAGATGCCTTAATTAACTCAGGAGTAGCAGGAGGAATTCATCCTGATCTGGGACTTGGTGATATTGTAATCTCAACGGAAACTGTCCACCATGATATGGATGAAACTGCAAAAGGATTCAAACCCGGACAAATTCCAGGAATGGATCCAAGGTTCTTCAAAGCCGATGAGAAACTTGTAGATTTAGCAATGAAAGGTACCGAAGATTTGCCTGATTATGTAGATGTTTTTAAAGGCCGCATTGCAACGGGAGATCAATTCATTGCGAGCAAAAAGAAAACCGAGTGGATCTATGACACATTTAATGCTTACGTTGTTGAAATGGAAGGTGCAGCTGTAGGACAAGTAGCTTACCTAAATGAAATTCCGTATGTCGTTATTCGTTCTGCTTCTGATGATGCTGGGGAAGAAGCAGCATCCATACAAGAAAACTTTGTGGAAGAAGCTGCGAAGAATTCTAGTCATGTGATTGAAGAAATTCTTAAAGGTATGAGTGAGAAAAAGTAA
- a CDS encoding BCCT family transporter, with amino-acid sequence MKKSVMDWPFFLLAVGLLLLMSGLIFLYPTQIHDYFAVIRQQLNEIVGIVYIWIGMCSLAFLLWVAFSRYGRIQLSRNRGILPRFSNFSWIAMIFCAGVGSGVIYWGTIEWAYYYMNPPLGLMPETTPAVEWSAAYGLFHSGPTAWAIYCLPALPIAYLYHVKGVSVLKISEACRPVLKHYADGILGKFIDLCFVLGLLGAAGTSLGISIPMMAAGVEKVTGIEHNFMLDLALLFICTSVFAVSVYSGLDKGIKRLSDLNVYLVVLLLFIVIIFGPTIFILEVSTNSVGLIMNNFFRLNTWIDPIAKSGFPEKWTIFFWAWWIVYAPFIGLFIAKVSEGRTIKQMIFGTLIFGSLGCWIFFFVLGNYGLFLQMNQELSIPIMIQEGLAYEAIITIIDTLPLGSVMVSLFTILAIIFMATTFDTSSYMLAAVTQKRVDEDPVRWNRLFWAFALAIPPTALLFIGGLNTLQTVTVLVALPGCVIMVLLTMSFLKLVDE; translated from the coding sequence ATGAAAAAATCGGTAATGGATTGGCCCTTCTTTCTATTAGCCGTGGGGCTTCTTTTGCTAATGAGTGGGCTGATCTTTCTCTACCCCACCCAAATCCATGATTATTTTGCTGTGATTCGTCAGCAGCTAAATGAAATTGTTGGGATTGTGTACATATGGATTGGGATGTGCTCTCTAGCTTTTTTATTGTGGGTGGCGTTTAGTCGATATGGACGTATTCAACTATCCAGAAACCGTGGGATTTTACCTCGATTTTCGAATTTTAGCTGGATTGCCATGATCTTTTGTGCGGGTGTCGGATCAGGCGTAATTTACTGGGGGACGATTGAGTGGGCCTATTATTACATGAATCCCCCGCTCGGTCTCATGCCGGAAACTACACCGGCTGTGGAATGGAGCGCTGCGTACGGACTCTTCCATTCAGGGCCCACAGCTTGGGCAATTTATTGCTTACCCGCCCTCCCTATTGCATATTTGTATCATGTAAAAGGAGTATCGGTTTTAAAAATCAGTGAAGCTTGCCGTCCTGTATTAAAGCATTATGCAGACGGGATCTTGGGTAAGTTTATCGACTTATGTTTTGTATTGGGATTATTAGGAGCAGCGGGGACGTCTCTTGGGATTTCCATACCGATGATGGCTGCTGGTGTTGAAAAAGTAACAGGCATTGAGCATAACTTCATGTTAGATCTCGCTCTACTTTTTATTTGTACAAGCGTGTTTGCGGTAAGTGTTTATTCGGGGTTAGATAAAGGGATAAAACGCTTGAGTGATTTGAATGTGTACCTCGTTGTTTTGCTGTTGTTCATTGTCATTATTTTCGGACCGACCATTTTCATACTTGAAGTGTCCACAAATAGTGTTGGTCTCATAATGAATAACTTTTTTAGATTGAACACTTGGATCGATCCGATTGCAAAATCTGGCTTCCCAGAAAAGTGGACGATCTTCTTCTGGGCTTGGTGGATTGTGTATGCCCCTTTCATTGGTCTATTCATTGCCAAGGTTTCCGAGGGACGAACTATAAAACAGATGATTTTTGGAACTCTCATCTTTGGTTCACTTGGGTGTTGGATTTTCTTTTTCGTATTAGGGAATTACGGGCTGTTTCTTCAAATGAATCAAGAACTATCCATACCTATCATGATTCAAGAAGGTCTTGCTTATGAAGCGATTATTACAATCATCGACACCCTTCCACTTGGATCGGTCATGGTGTCTCTCTTCACCATTCTCGCCATTATTTTTATGGCCACAACATTTGATACTTCGTCTTATATGCTAGCAGCTGTAACCCAAAAACGAGTGGATGAAGACCCAGTGCGATGGAACCGATTGTTTTGGGCATTCGCATTAGCGATCCCACCTACTGCTTTATTATTTATTGGTGGATTAAACACGCTACAAACGGTAACGGTTTTAGTTGCACTTCCTGGCTGCGTCATTATGGTGTTATTGACGATGTCATTTTTAAAACTGGTGGATGAATAA
- the queC gene encoding 7-cyano-7-deazaguanine synthase QueC translates to MTNKKAVVVFSGGQDSTTCLFWAMKHFDEVEVVTFNYNQRHALEIECAKNIAEEVHVKHHILDMALLNQLAPNALTRDDIEVKDGEDGELPSTFVPGRNLLFLSFAGVLASQVGAKHIITGVCETDFSGYPDCRDAFVKSLNVTLNLSMDQDFVIHTPLMWLDKKETWALADELDALEFVREKTLTCYNGVIADGCGECPACELRRAGLDEYLASVEEEAKS, encoded by the coding sequence ATGACGAATAAAAAAGCAGTTGTTGTATTTAGTGGTGGTCAGGACAGTACCACATGCCTTTTCTGGGCAATGAAGCATTTTGATGAAGTAGAAGTTGTAACCTTTAATTATAATCAGCGTCACGCTCTAGAGATTGAGTGTGCTAAAAATATTGCAGAAGAAGTGCATGTCAAACATCACATTTTAGATATGGCGCTTTTAAACCAACTAGCGCCAAACGCGTTAACACGTGATGATATTGAAGTGAAAGACGGAGAAGATGGCGAATTACCATCCACCTTTGTACCTGGACGTAATCTATTATTCTTATCTTTTGCCGGTGTCTTAGCAAGCCAGGTTGGAGCGAAACACATCATCACTGGCGTATGTGAAACAGATTTCAGTGGCTATCCAGATTGTCGCGATGCATTCGTGAAATCCTTGAATGTTACGCTTAACCTATCAATGGATCAAGACTTTGTGATCCACACGCCACTAATGTGGTTAGACAAAAAAGAAACGTGGGCACTAGCTGATGAATTGGATGCTCTTGAATTTGTTCGTGAGAAGACGCTAACGTGCTATAACGGTGTCATTGCGGATGGTTGTGGCGAATGCCCAGCATGTGAATTGCGCCGTGCTGGCTTAGATGAGTATCTAGCATCTGTTGAAGAGGAGGCGAAATCATGA
- the queD gene encoding 6-carboxytetrahydropterin synthase QueD, with product MSEGMFGFRIVEDLEKIDQDIQRSELKYHNKRVMVSKEFTFDAAHHLHCYEGKCKNLHGHTYKVVFGISGFVNDIGLVIDFGDIKEIWKNEIEIYLDHRYLNETLPKMNTSAENMVVWIYEKMSESLKNREDQYDGARVEFVRLFETPTSYAEVKREWMEVE from the coding sequence ATGAGTGAAGGCATGTTTGGATTTCGTATTGTAGAAGACCTTGAAAAAATTGATCAGGATATTCAACGTTCTGAGCTCAAGTATCATAATAAACGTGTTATGGTAAGCAAGGAGTTCACTTTTGATGCAGCTCACCACCTGCATTGTTATGAAGGAAAATGTAAAAACCTTCACGGTCACACGTATAAAGTCGTTTTTGGGATCAGTGGCTTTGTAAACGACATTGGTCTTGTCATTGATTTTGGTGATATTAAAGAGATTTGGAAAAATGAAATCGAAATATACCTGGACCATCGTTACCTGAATGAGACCCTTCCAAAAATGAATACTTCGGCTGAAAATATGGTAGTTTGGATTTATGAAAAAATGAGTGAATCGCTGAAAAATCGCGAGGATCAATACGATGGTGCCCGTGTTGAGTTTGTTCGCCTTTTTGAAACTCCAACAAGCTATGCTGAAGTAAAAAGGGAGTGGATGGAAGTTGAGTAA
- the queE gene encoding 7-carboxy-7-deazaguanine synthase QueE, protein MSKLPVLEIFGPTIQGEGMVVGRKTMFVRTAGCDYRCSWCDSAFTWDGSAKDEIRKLSAEDIFNELIELGGDRFNHVTISGGNPALLAGMGALVEQLHDRSIEVALETQGSKWQDWMVDIDDLTISPKPPSSKMKTDFTKLDAIIDELRLKDRVEKHTSLKVVVFDDEDFEYAVGVHERYPDVPFFLQVGNDDTSTTDDDNLTRDLLNKYEWLIDKTMEEARMNNVRVLPQLHTFVWGNSRGV, encoded by the coding sequence TTGAGTAAACTACCTGTATTAGAAATTTTCGGACCAACGATTCAAGGTGAAGGAATGGTCGTTGGACGAAAAACGATGTTCGTCCGCACAGCAGGATGTGACTATCGCTGCAGTTGGTGTGATTCCGCTTTTACTTGGGACGGATCAGCAAAAGATGAAATTCGTAAGCTGTCTGCAGAAGACATTTTTAATGAATTAATTGAGCTCGGTGGAGATCGATTCAATCATGTTACGATCTCTGGCGGAAACCCTGCGTTACTTGCTGGAATGGGTGCACTTGTTGAACAGCTGCATGATCGTTCCATCGAAGTAGCACTTGAAACACAAGGATCCAAATGGCAGGACTGGATGGTAGACATTGATGATTTAACGATCTCACCTAAACCTCCAAGTTCTAAGATGAAAACCGACTTTACGAAATTGGATGCGATTATAGATGAATTGAGATTAAAGGATCGTGTTGAAAAGCATACGAGTTTGAAGGTCGTCGTATTTGATGATGAAGACTTCGAATATGCTGTTGGTGTTCATGAGCGTTATCCTGATGTACCGTTCTTTTTACAAGTTGGTAACGATGATACAAGCACCACGGATGACGATAACTTAACACGAGATCTTCTTAATAAATATGAATGGCTTATCGACAAAACGATGGAAGAGGCCCGTATGAATAACGTGCGCGTTTTACCACAGCTTCATACATTTGTATGGGGGAATAGTCGAGGCGTTTAA
- a CDS encoding CotY/CotZ family spore coat protein: MSCSNGKSECVCDKVRDIVRAQDAVDDNNCDSSCDQSINDLLSPTGGNGTATTVPFTLLCKGTCEYFIGKGIFEGPIGGSGNTFFGCVESPVFRAKSFEDDDECCVKLELLLPVTEGGGRPGPKDDLCGFFPGRSIRDFQATGICFTVDLNCFCGIQCLPAITPLPASEFSPDEDEKK; the protein is encoded by the coding sequence ATGAGTTGTTCTAATGGTAAGAGTGAGTGTGTTTGTGACAAAGTAAGAGATATTGTCAGAGCTCAAGATGCTGTTGATGATAACAACTGTGACTCAAGCTGTGATCAATCAATAAATGATTTGTTATCACCTACAGGTGGAAATGGCACTGCCACTACTGTTCCATTTACACTTTTATGTAAAGGTACTTGTGAGTACTTTATTGGTAAAGGCATATTTGAAGGACCAATCGGTGGTTCAGGAAACACGTTTTTTGGATGTGTAGAATCACCCGTTTTCCGTGCCAAAAGCTTCGAGGATGATGATGAGTGCTGCGTGAAGCTTGAACTGCTGTTACCGGTTACAGAAGGTGGAGGTAGACCAGGTCCAAAAGATGATTTATGCGGATTCTTCCCCGGACGTAGCATTCGTGACTTTCAAGCAACTGGTATTTGCTTCACAGTTGACTTGAATTGCTTCTGTGGTATTCAATGTTTACCAGCTATCACACCACTACCTGCATCTGAATTTTCACCAGATGAAGATGAAAAAAAATAA
- a CDS encoding spore coat protein, whose amino-acid sequence MPNQNQMNTQGQNGMQMPPNMQQQSMNHGGHEMFDAHEVIASIISMLDQYQMYDQHIQDQELKSILNRQYTFMTQLYNTIVESFKSGQDPTVPTQQYKMQQNNDTVYGVKPGKPKKPNQSIQELSDQGLSAYMLGQVKSLASLMSMTALEMTNPVLRREIADSVPNLIEMGYEIFLYQNKHGYYQVPQLAQQDMNNMLQSYAPVQGQNKPLM is encoded by the coding sequence ATGCCAAATCAAAATCAGATGAATACTCAGGGTCAAAATGGAATGCAGATGCCACCGAACATGCAGCAACAAAGCATGAACCATGGTGGACATGAAATGTTTGATGCTCATGAAGTCATCGCATCTATTATAAGTATGCTGGACCAGTACCAGATGTATGATCAACACATACAAGACCAAGAGTTAAAAAGCATTTTGAACCGTCAATACACGTTCATGACGCAGCTATATAATACGATTGTAGAAAGTTTTAAATCAGGACAAGATCCAACTGTACCAACACAGCAATACAAAATGCAGCAAAATAACGATACCGTTTATGGTGTGAAGCCAGGAAAACCTAAAAAGCCTAACCAATCCATTCAAGAATTATCTGACCAAGGATTATCAGCTTATATGCTAGGTCAGGTTAAGTCCTTGGCTTCTCTAATGTCCATGACGGCCTTAGAAATGACTAACCCAGTACTACGTCGTGAAATTGCTGATAGTGTACCGAACTTAATTGAGATGGGATACGAGATCTTCCTTTATCAAAATAAACACGGTTACTATCAAGTTCCACAATTAGCTCAACAAGACATGAATAACATGCTTCAAAGCTATGCTCCTGTACAAGGTCAGAACAAACCGTTAATGTAA
- a CDS encoding LysE family translocator produces the protein MGIFFSYILLGLSLSAPVGPINAAQLDKGIRFGFMHAWLVGIGGMIADALFMLLIYYGVAQFLDTPLIKTFLWLFGFFVLCYTGVESIINSKSTKNSDTYDRSETKGKSFRTGFFMAVSNPLNILFWLGIYGSVLAKTADSYSNIQLLLYSSGIFVGITLWDLTMASVATGARKWFNHKVLQWISIIAGVILIGFGLYFGAQAFQLLFL, from the coding sequence ATGGGTATTTTCTTCAGTTACATATTGTTAGGATTATCACTATCAGCACCAGTTGGTCCGATTAATGCAGCTCAACTGGATAAAGGTATACGATTTGGTTTTATGCACGCATGGTTAGTAGGGATTGGAGGTATGATTGCAGATGCCTTATTCATGCTCCTCATTTATTATGGTGTGGCGCAATTTTTGGACACGCCTCTAATCAAAACGTTCCTCTGGTTGTTCGGTTTTTTCGTATTATGCTACACAGGTGTGGAGAGTATCATCAATTCTAAATCAACGAAGAACAGCGACACCTATGATCGTAGTGAAACAAAGGGAAAATCCTTCAGAACAGGGTTTTTTATGGCGGTTTCAAACCCACTCAATATTTTGTTTTGGCTTGGGATTTATGGTTCTGTCTTAGCGAAAACAGCAGATTCATACAGCAATATCCAACTTCTTCTCTACAGTTCGGGGATTTTTGTAGGAATTACGCTGTGGGATCTAACCATGGCAAGTGTTGCGACAGGGGCAAGGAAATGGTTTAATCATAAAGTTTTACAATGGATCTCCATCATAGCTGGTGTCATCCTCATTGGATTTGGATTGTATTTTGGAGCACAAGCTTTTCAGTTATTATTCTTATAA
- a CDS encoding YqcI/YcgG family protein — MSSLYTKSCIEETPDQLEHWQWSAFHHFSSMMLDGDNPYPCLPGKQGFLANSLRFGFVGDPRNDTSIKHLAHLLRTYGDISRDTGKYASLVIFFDSRELEKDYTDVDCYQTLFWSILSQVHEQDKKPWPEGIPEDPSHHEWEFCFDGEPYFSFCATPAHKQRKSRSFPYFMLAFQPRWVFEELNDSTTLGRKMKKVIRERLEDYDGMTPHPDLKWYGQKDNHEWKQYFLHEDETTPSKCPFMRMKEKIRGLGIKKS; from the coding sequence GTGTCATCTTTATATACTAAAAGTTGCATAGAGGAAACACCTGATCAATTAGAACACTGGCAATGGTCAGCGTTTCATCACTTTTCATCCATGATGCTAGATGGGGATAATCCCTATCCTTGTCTCCCAGGAAAGCAAGGTTTTTTAGCCAATTCCCTTCGTTTTGGGTTTGTAGGTGATCCTCGAAACGATACATCAATCAAACATCTTGCTCATCTATTAAGAACTTATGGTGACATTTCGCGAGACACAGGCAAGTATGCCTCGCTGGTCATATTTTTTGATTCAAGAGAACTAGAAAAAGACTATACAGATGTTGATTGCTATCAAACCTTATTTTGGTCCATTTTGAGTCAGGTCCATGAACAAGATAAAAAACCTTGGCCTGAGGGAATACCTGAAGATCCATCCCATCATGAGTGGGAATTTTGTTTTGACGGAGAGCCCTACTTCTCATTTTGTGCTACTCCTGCACATAAGCAACGCAAAAGCCGTTCATTTCCTTACTTCATGCTCGCCTTCCAACCAAGATGGGTTTTTGAAGAACTAAATGATTCCACTACACTTGGGCGTAAAATGAAAAAAGTAATTCGAGAGAGACTTGAGGATTATGATGGTATGACGCCACACCCGGATTTGAAATGGTACGGACAAAAAGATAATCACGAATGGAAGCAATACTTTTTACATGAGGATGAAACAACACCAAGCAAGTGTCCTTTCATGAGAATGAAGGAGAAGATTAGAGGATTGGGAATAAAAAAGAGCTAA